CCCGTCATTGCCTGGACTGCTGTCATATAAACATGATCTACATCTGGCCGTTCTTCTCGATCTACTTTAATCGAAACAAAATCATTATTTAAAAGATGTGCCATTTCACTATTTTCAAAAGATTCTTTCTCCATGACATGACACCAATGGCAGGTAGAATAACCGATCGAGAGAAAAATGGGTTTGTCTTCCTGACGAGCCTTTTCAACAGCCTCATTTCCCCAGGGATACCAATTGACTGGATTGTGGGCGTGTTGCTGAAGATAGGGACTTTTCTCATGAATCAGTTGATTGGTCCATAAAGTTTTTTTTGAAGTCATTTTAATGAGGCCCAGGGACAGGAGAAACTCTTTCCCAAATGATAAAACCATCATGATCGTATTTCACTAAAAACTCCCCGCTTTGAATCAAGGCTTCATATTCTTTTCGATACCTTCCCAAACTTTTCAACTTAACAAGAATCACATGGGGCCTATAACGTCTCGAATCAAAATACTCCCAGGTCATTAATTCCTTACGGTTGGCACAAAACCCCGCAAGATCATCCTGGCAAAGCAGCAGGCCCTCTTTAGGAATGTGCTTAACCACTTGAAGAATATTCTGACCTTCTGGATGAAGGGTAGAATAAATCCGGTTATTACTTTTTCCGAAAGGCAAGAAACCTGCCGCATGATGCCAAAGAAGGGTCACCAACACCAAAAAGAGTGCATACCTTAAACCATGAAACGACCCTGGTTCCACTTTTAATCGCTGAGTCAGCGCCTCTATAATCGCCATCGTCAAACAGGTTATAATCCCAACCGAGTAGTGATATTTTAATAAGTAAACGGGCGGCAATTTTGAGGTAAGCGAAATGGCAAGCGCAGAGGATGGAAAAAGGAGAAGAGGAATCCAACCTTTTTTACGCAAAAAGAAACTCGCTGACAAGCCCCACCAAAGAAGAGGTTTCAACCTTAAAATCCATTGTTCCCAATGGAATTTAAAAACTTGAAATTCAATCAAATCTGAAACTTTTCCTCGTCTTTGGAGAAAACCAACACCGCCAAAAAAGGGAAATAAAACACTGATTGCAAAAAAACTGTACAAAAAAGCTAAAGCCGCCAAAAGATAGCCTAATCGCCATCGATCCTTCACTCCAAAATAAAAAAGCATGGGAGCAATCACCCAACCCGTATCCTCTCTTAACCCCAACAATAAAATAAAGGGGAGCCCTACATATTTTTTGTGACTCGAAAGACAATGATAGAGCCAGGGAATGAGACAAAAGTAAAGAGCTACCCCATGAAACTCTGACAGCATCACCGTCTGAGTAAATGGGTTTGCAACGTAAAAAAATAAAATCGCTGCCGTTAAATTTTCCCCGCATCTCCCTTCACGAGCCATGCGCCAAAGAATAAAGCCCCCTGTAAGCAATCCCATCCATTGTATGAAAGAGAGTAAAAAGGGGTTATCCCAAATCAGAAAAAACGGGCCGAGCAGGGCAAGGGTAAAGGAAAGGTGTGTACTCAAATACGTATAATCGACAAGATATTTGAAGAAATGACCGTGTCCACAGTTCCAGATGGTGTTGGTGTATTTCCCGTAATCTGAAAATGTAAATTTCCCCCAGCTAAAAGCAGCATAATCACTGCGAAAGATAAGAAGGGCGGCAACACAGGTCGCAAGAAATATAAACTTGGGGAAAATCCATTTGGACGCTGAAAATAATTTCATTTTTTTACCAATGAAACATCACCAGCAAGTTTTGGGGCAAATAGAGCCCTCTTGAAATAAAACACCCTCTTAGTCTACTTAATCCCTTCAAAAAATCATCAATTATTTCTAGTTTGAAAAAGCAGGATGTAAAAACTGATAAATTTTTTCAGCTAAACGTTTTGATATCTTTTCTGTTTGAGCAATTTCGTCAAGGCTTGCTCGCCTGATTTTATCCAAAGAACCAAAAGTTTTTAGAAGATTTTCCTTGCTCACTTGACCTAAACCAGGAATATCATCTAAAATAGATTCTCTGATTTTCTTTTCCCGCAAGCGCTTATGAAAAGCAATTGCAAAACGATGCGCCTCATCCCGAACCCTCTGAATTAAATGAAGAGCGGGAGAATCATGCGCCAATCGAATAGGTTCATGACCATAAGGGGTATAAATTTCTTCATAACGCTTTGCTAAACCAATGATGGGAATGGAGGTAAGATCTATTTTTTGTAACACCCCTCTCGCTGAAGAAAGTTGTCCTTTGCCGCCATCGATCAAAATCAAATCAGGAAAGAGTCCCCCTTCTTCTTTGAGGCGCCGATATCGTCTTTCCACGACCTCTTTCATCATCGCAAAATCATCAATTCCAACCACTCCTTTAATCTTAAAATGTCGATAAAACCTCTTATCCGGCTTACCCTTAAAAAAATGGACCATGGAACCCACCGCCTCTTTCCCTGCAAAATTAGAAATATCAAAGGCCTCTATTCGTTCAGGAGTTTTTTCTAAACCCAAAGCCTGAGCCAGGGTCTCAGCTTCATGATCTTTATGATCTTTATTCCCGGGAATTCTTTTAAACTTCTGTATCGTCCGTGTCCGAGTTCCCGTAATTTTTTCCAGAGCGGCTAAGGTATCTCGAATCTGCGCCGCCTTTTCAAATTCTAAATGGAGAGAGGCATTTTCCAT
This is a stretch of genomic DNA from Chlamydiota bacterium. It encodes these proteins:
- a CDS encoding excinuclease ABC subunit UvrC, which codes for MHTIPEFIQDRIRKIPQGPGVYLMRGESGEIIYVGKANRLRSRIRSHFRDLKPNPPKAEAMIQAVHDIDFIPLRSEEEALILECQYIKEFKPKYNVTYRDDKNYPLLKVTLQEPFPRFIITRIRKPDGALYLGPYTDAAALRKTVEDLERIFRIRTCCPAQPGKKDYEHCLYQMMKWCSAPCVEKISKEEYRSSVESACQVLMGRSGDLIRDLNRQMENASLHLEFEKAAQIRDTLAALEKITGTRTRTIQKFKRIPGNKDHKDHEAETLAQALGLEKTPERIEAFDISNFAGKEAVGSMVHFFKGKPDKRFYRHFKIKGVVGIDDFAMMKEVVERRYRRLKEEGGLFPDLILIDGGKGQLSSARGVLQKIDLTSIPIIGLAKRYEEIYTPYGHEPIRLAHDSPALHLIQRVRDEAHRFAIAFHKRLREKKIRESILDDIPGLGQVSKENLLKTFGSLDKIRRASLDEIAQTEKISKRLAEKIYQFLHPAFSN
- a CDS encoding DUF2079 domain-containing protein; this translates as MKLFSASKWIFPKFIFLATCVAALLIFRSDYAAFSWGKFTFSDYGKYTNTIWNCGHGHFFKYLVDYTYLSTHLSFTLALLGPFFLIWDNPFLLSFIQWMGLLTGGFILWRMAREGRCGENLTAAILFFYVANPFTQTVMLSEFHGVALYFCLIPWLYHCLSSHKKYVGLPFILLLGLREDTGWVIAPMLFYFGVKDRWRLGYLLAALAFLYSFFAISVLFPFFGGVGFLQRRGKVSDLIEFQVFKFHWEQWILRLKPLLWWGLSASFFLRKKGWIPLLLFPSSALAISLTSKLPPVYLLKYHYSVGIITCLTMAIIEALTQRLKVEPGSFHGLRYALFLVLVTLLWHHAAGFLPFGKSNNRIYSTLHPEGQNILQVVKHIPKEGLLLCQDDLAGFCANRKELMTWEYFDSRRYRPHVILVKLKSLGRYRKEYEALIQSGEFLVKYDHDGFIIWERVSPVPGPH